Genomic window (Aethina tumida isolate Nest 87 chromosome 4, icAetTumi1.1, whole genome shotgun sequence):
taataacgattcgatataattaacttttccgTTACACCACATTCTTTGACGGATCAATATCAGTTCCTAGGATACACTTGTTTAATCGATTCAAAGTAACATAATAAACATGACGAACTTCTGCGAAATAGAGCAATTggtaaaactatttaattcacAAAAAGAGGACGATTCCGATTCGGAAGATGACCAACAGAGTTACCCTACAGGTAAACCATGGAGTACCACGTTTTAAAGTCTTGAAGTATTATTTGCAGCTGAAAAACCGACGGAGAATGCGAAGCAAAAGCAGCCAAAGCCTAAAAAGCCCAACCCTTACGACAAATTAAAGCCAGAGCCGCAAAAATCGTTGCCTGGTGCGGAGGAATACGACGACTACCTTCAGGAAGAAGTGGAGAAGCACAAAACTGACTGGAAGGTGACCCCCAATTGGGACATATCTTATCGACAACAAGTATCAGCCGAAGACGTGTTTCTCCAGGTAATATAACTGATAGaacacaaatataaatgaCAGTTGTCAACTTTAACTTAACAGATGGGCTTCAAAACTCCTTCCACGTCCAGCTGCGAAGACATGATAGTGGTGGTGCACATGCCCGGAGAGCACCAGAAGAACATGGACCTGAAAATACTGCCCCAAAGACTCACCCTCACATCACCCAAGTTCCACCTAGACATCCCCCTACCCCAGCCCGTCGATCCGCAAAAGGGGAACGCTCAGTTCGACAAGGACACCGAAAAACTGACCGTAACATTGAAAATGGACAGGGAATTGGATCcgatcaatttttaatcagtaaATTATGACCAACATAATTGATGTTTTGACCcgattttatacaataaactttttaactaCGATTTATGGTCGCATTGTTCTATTTGGACTTGCACTAATTGACTCAATTCGCATAAATCAACGGACGAAATGCAAAATTTAATGGGTCGGAAAATACGAAGGCGTCGTGCGAATTTGTCAACGCGACGGGATTATCTGTAATCGCGGAGAAGCGCTCAGAAACAAACCGTCCAGCTTCCTGATAAGTTCGTGGAACGGTGACCGTGTCAATTTCTTTAGTTTGCCTGTGTGATAAGTGGAGGTAAGTAAAacacgtttttatttatttaatcatattaaattagctTTTATTATCTTaggtttaaatcaaaattattgtaaagaatattgtataaataattttttctaaaaacctttgtgtggaaaaaaatattaaatataaattatttaatatttatattaataatatattatatattttacataaattatgaattttaaatgatttttatataaatatttgggtctcattttatatttatttatttaaacattgtattttttgttttatttgttctcCATTTGTGCCTCCAATCTTCGAAACCACCCATAACTTCGGTCTTATCAACTCGTAGGTGTTTAATGCATTAAAGTCTggtttttgtttgtaaataacaTTGGCAGGCCAAAAAATCGGTACCAAACTGTCTAGATAAACCAAATCTATATCCCAGACGGTGAGAATGACCTAATACAACTCGCCAAGAAATTTATAGTAGGCCGCAGTCAAAAAATTGTACGCAACAGATgtgattgaaattaatttattatttatttgcggAACCGAgtgttaatgatttaaatcaGATGATGTACGACCTCTAATTTCCATTTCGTCTTTAGATTGTGATTTGTCGTTGTTTTTCCCAACAGAGACATGATCCTCAATGGGTACGTCGTTGCCATTATTATATCTATTGTCGTTCAAGTCACCGATGAGTTTGGAAACTTCAATCCTCAAAGACGTAAGTTTTGGGCaactaaattaatcaataggctattttatttttattatttgcgcCCAGGACCCAAAGTAATGGGTGATATCATACCAATGAGAGCGTTAAGCACTCACAGAAGAAAGATCCAGGACAAAATAGTGTTGTACCACAACTACTTCAGGACTCAAGTGAAGCCTCCGGCTGCGAACATGTTGAGGATGGTGCGTCATAATTTTGGCTACTAAGTACGTTCGTTTAACGTTGGCAAATAACCAAATCAGACTTCCATGATAGATTATCTCAAACTGCTGATTTAGAAGGTCGTCTAAAAGGGTTCTGTTACAGAAGTGGCACAAAGGTGCGGCTAGGGCGGCTCAGAGGTGGTCGGAAGAGTGCATGTTGCTGACCCACGACAACACAACGGGACGGTTCATCAGAGAGTACGGGTCGTGcggtcaaaatatttttatcgccTCCCATAAAGTTCCTTGGTAACCGTACAATAACTTGCTTAATTGTCTTGTAACATCGGTTTTTTATCAGGTTGTTTGCTATTAAAACCTGGTGGTTGGAAAAAGACCTCTTCACCTTCGGCAAAAGGAACAACCTAACGTTAGTTGGACATTACACCCAGATGGTTTGGGCTGCCACTCACGAAGTTGGTTGTGGCATCTCCAAGTGTAACAGATACGGTAACGTAACGGGGGCTGTATACTACAACTACGTTTGCAACTATTGTCCAATGTAAGAGACTCTCAAACccattcatttttaatcaataaatcgttgatttattattttagtgggAACAGACCGAGAAGAATCGGAAGGCCGTACCGCAAAGGTGAGCCGTGCAAATCGTGCAGGAAACACTGCCATCATGGAAAATTGTGTACCAATTCTTGTCCTTTTGGAGACATGTGGTTGAACTGCAAGGAGATGTATAAGTACAACAAAGGGTGGCTTTGTTATACTCCCACTCCACAGGGGAAGGAAAGAGCTAAGGAATGTGGAGCCACCTGCTTTTGCAGGGGCAGAATACGTGACtgattttataatcaattaattaactttgttagttgtaataaattttttatatcaaaattgtgtTTTCTTGTCCTTTTGGTGACATCTGGTTAAACCGGAAGAAGATGTATAAGTACAGGCTGGGCTTTTTTATACTTCCACTTCACAGGGGAAAGAAAGGGCTGAGGAATGCGGATCCAACTGCTTTTGCTGGGACAAAATACgtgaatgattttaaaattaattaattaattttgttagttgtaataatttttttatatcaaaattgggTTCTATTGTGCTCCTGGAGACATGATTGAACTGCAAGATGGTGTACAAGTACAATAAGGCTTGGCTTTGATATACACCCACTTCACAGAGGAAAGCCGGGGCCAAGGAAACTGGCGCCACTTGTTTCAATAGGTGCAGAATACGCCTCtgattttataatcaattaattcactttgttagttataattttttacatcaaaattaagttttcatgTCCATTTGGAGACATCTGGTTGAACTGAAAGAAGTACATGTACAACAAGGCTTGACTTTTTTATACTCCCACTCAACAAAGGAAAGAAAGGGTTGAGGAATCTGGATCCACCTGCTTTTGAAGGGGAAGAATACgtgaatgattttaaaaacaaataactttgttagttgtaataaattttttatatcaaaattgggTCCTCTTATGCTTCTGAAGACATGATTGAACTGCAAGGTGTACAATTTCAATAAGGTTCGGGTTTGCTATACACCCACTTCACAGGGGAttcttttatatcaaaattgagTTTTTCTTTTAGGACAAACGAAGGTGTAGataataaaacgttttattaaaaatgtatcacAATAGATTGACTTAATCctaattatagttaaaatataaaatcatttattattttggtttcCACACTTTAATCGAGCGGTCCTGACCGCCAGTCACAATAAAACTTTGATCAAATGATATGTCCACAGTTTTGATGCATCCTGAAAACATTTGAATCAATAAACaatcaacaacaataaatgaaCTTAACCACCTGTGTGTGCCTGAACTTCAAACAACAACTTAACTTCTATTATATCCCAAACATAAAGTACTCCGTCCTCACAGCCAAAAACTAATAAGAAATCGTTCCATTTAAGGGTTGTTATCGATGATTTAACAGTTTTGGTGCACACTGGCATACCAGTGGTAACatctaatatttgaaaaactttaTCTGCACCACCAACTGCCAGCTTCAATCCGTCCGGACTGAAGCTGATGGTTTTTATACTTGAAGGAAGAACTTGATACTTTTTGTACAATGTAAATTCGCTTGTTTCCCATATGTAAATCTCACCGTCGTCGGTTCCCACAGCTAAATAAGAATCATCCCTACAAAATACGACTATAGACggcgataaaatatttatctagtCCACCTacgcattaaaattaagacagttaacGTGCGAATTGTGGTCGATTTGCTTTTGAAGACACTGAATTGGTTTTATGACGCCGTTGTTGTTCAGTCCCTTCCAAATTTTGACGGTGCAATCGCCGCTTCCTGAGACCAACAAGTTAGACTTGAATCCGTACGACATGCAGGTGATGGCGTCTTCGTGCGCCAGGACTGTTTCGGTCACTTTTCCGTAATCTAAGTCGTATAATACTCTAAAAATTACCACatatcaataattatgaaattttaaagtagttttaacattttacatttgatTGTCCCAGCTACCAATAACTAAGACGCTGATGTTGGGTAACTGGATGCAACTACTGAGGGGCATGTTACCAATGTTTGCAGATCTGGTTTGTTTGTTCTGGGGCAAAGAAAACACCTTTAATTTTGAGTCGTGACCCACGGACGTGACTTTGGTGCCGTCATCGCTGATGAATAGGTAATTTACGGCTCCTTTATGCGAATTGAAGCtggttaccaattcaataTCGCTGACGTCTTTCcagttttctaaaaaataattttcattaattttgcttatttatTGACACCAGTGCAGCCAACatgattatttttaggttaagTTATTTTAGCATATGTCActgatatatatatgtaaacaaATCATGCTTATAAGTTGGtagtatcaaaaaaaaaattgtaccaTTTATGTTcttgatttcttcaatttgatATGGTTCAGTTGTAATGGGAGTTCCCAGTATCCTTTGGGGGTGCGGTACTTTAAAAACTTGCTTCGGTATTTGGCCAAACTCCATGATTTGCACCTCTAAGGCGTGTCTTTCATTCAAATCAGTTATGGAAGCCAGATCCACATTTCCTTCATAACacagataataaaatactacaaaTACAAGACAcgtaaatatatcaaaaagtaAGGACCTCAAAGACCTACAATTATTAGCTTTTATAGCTTCTTCCCCTTTCTGTTTGTAGCCAAAAATCAAGTCGATCCAGTGATGCAAGTTCCTCGATACATAATCACTTTCGAGCGCCTCCCTAAGTACTTCAATCAAATGCTTTGGACTGTCCGCCCACGGCGGAAGTTGCACGTTGGATACCCTGACGTTGTCGTGCCTGTAGCCGAAATTAATGCCCATGTTGTTGACCAAAAAGCTCCCACCCTGTGACACGTCGTAAAACTCGGGAATTAACTCCTTAAAGTCGGACATGTTGTTCTGGCAATTCTTGAATGCGTCCGCCAACGAGTTGAACATCCTGTCCGGGTGATCGAAGCGGCCACTCTGAAGGCACAGCACGTAATGAGGGTACAAACGTGCCAGATAATAGAGGACGAAGCCGGGAGTCGAATAGTGGGACCCGTATAAAAATTTCGGATGCCCCATCTCGTTGTACCGTTCCAGCAAACGTTCCAATCGTTCCTGGTTTAAGGCACCGACCGGCTTGGACAGATCCCTGAAGTTTTTGGGGTCGTTTAAATCTAATGTGTCGCTCGTGTAGTCTGATATAATCCATGGGAATACTGGATATTGGGTCAGATCGTTGATTGTTCTGTCACCTAGactgcaaatatttattggttgAGTGAATgtgataaaatgttttgaaattaattgtttatgtatAATGTTATCAGTCCTTGGATGCACTCAAATTCCCAGTCATATGAAACAACAAATGACTAACAGATGACTCATGCCAATAAGACATGTTAAAAACCTACCTGTTAAtgtattctaaatattcataattggaGATAATTCCATTTTGCCACTGTAGTGTTATTACATCTTGGTGCAActcagttatatttaattctggTTGCTCAAAAAtcctttgataaaaattatcccTTTCTGTTTGATTTCTGAATGATAGATAAATATGTGGGTTGGCGCTATTTTCGTTTGAATAAATCTCCAAACcctgcaataaatatttgttgtatgaccctaataaaaatttaaatcacttACAATGTGTCTAAGCAAAAATCTCCTTTTGACAATACGTTTAATACTGCATAGATCAATTTTAATGACTGGTACAGGCTCAATATTATTGTAGGGTTGAAAGAACAATCTTGAAGTAGACAAAACAACTCTTCCAGGGTTCACGACTAAAGGGCTGACTTTGTCTGCCTGGGATTCAAGTAATACCTTTTCATACAAATCCAGCCACAGTGGATCAAAGCTGACCCTAGCTTGCCTTGAGTGGACTATTGTGGCTATCtacaattaattagttataaatgtattaattaaaacgggAATTATTTACCATGTCAGCTTGCTCAGCCGCATGTAAAGTGCTGGCCCTGTGCAGCTGACAGATTTGAGGCAAACAATTCATAATGTTGGCATAGTTCAACAAAAACAGAAAGTTATCGGACCCCTTAAATTTATACGGTGCAATCACATTGCCCTCCAACATTTCAATGTGCTCCCGGCAGTTGACGCTGAGGACGTTGTTGCTGTTCAAAAATTTGGCGCTGCCCTTCCACTGCTCAATCACCACACAGTCTCTGAGGGGGATCT
Coding sequences:
- the LOC109599673 gene encoding cysteine-rich secretory protein 2-like isoform X2, which translates into the protein MGTSLPLLYLLSFKSPMSLETSILKDKWHKGAARAAQRWSEECMLLTHDNTTGRFIREYGSCGQNIFIASHKVPWLFAIKTWWLEKDLFTFGKRNNLTLVGHYTQMVWAATHEVGCGISKCNRYGNVTGAVYYNYVCNYCPIGNRPRRIGRPYRKGEPCKSCRKHCHHGKLCTNSCPFGDMWLNCKEMYKYNKGWLCYTPTPQGKERAKECGATCFCRGRIRD
- the LOC109599673 gene encoding cysteine-rich secretory protein 2-like isoform X1; protein product: MILNGYVVAIIISIVVQVTDEFGNFNPQRRPKVMGDIIPMRALSTHRRKIQDKIVLYHNYFRTQVKPPAANMLRMKWHKGAARAAQRWSEECMLLTHDNTTGRFIREYGSCGQNIFIASHKVPWLFAIKTWWLEKDLFTFGKRNNLTLVGHYTQMVWAATHEVGCGISKCNRYGNVTGAVYYNYVCNYCPIGNRPRRIGRPYRKGEPCKSCRKHCHHGKLCTNSCPFGDMWLNCKEMYKYNKGWLCYTPTPQGKERAKECGATCFCRGRIRD
- the LOC109599672 gene encoding dynein axonemal assembly factor 6, giving the protein MTNFCEIEQLVKLFNSQKEDDSDSEDDQQSYPTAEKPTENAKQKQPKPKKPNPYDKLKPEPQKSLPGAEEYDDYLQEEVEKHKTDWKVTPNWDISYRQQVSAEDVFLQMGFKTPSTSSCEDMIVVVHMPGEHQKNMDLKILPQRLTLTSPKFHLDIPLPQPVDPQKGNAQFDKDTEKLTVTLKMDRELDPINF
- the LOC109599664 gene encoding protein FAN-like, giving the protein MDRGRFSLLQLDPGEIYFEDFSAIFIPPDTTPKTYDVKKQDGRLKMCSKSLVFDPKDINKPLIKIPLRDCVVIEQWKGSAKFLNSNNVLSVNCREHIEMLEGNVIAPYKFKGSDNFLFLLNYANIMNCLPQICQLHRASTLHAAEQADMIATIVHSRQARVSFDPLWLDLYEKVLLESQADKVSPLVVNPGRVVLSTSRLFFQPYNNIEPVPVIKIDLCSIKRIVKRRFLLRHIGLEIYSNENSANPHIYLSFRNQTERDNFYQRIFEQPELNITELHQDVITLQWQNGIISNYEYLEYINSLGDRTINDLTQYPVFPWIISDYTSDTLDLNDPKNFRDLSKPVGALNQERLERLLERYNEMGHPKFLYGSHYSTPGFVLYYLARLYPHYVLCLQSGRFDHPDRMFNSLADAFKNCQNNMSDFKELIPEFYDVSQGGSFLVNNMGINFGYRHDNVRVSNVQLPPWADSPKHLIEVLREALESDYVSRNLHHWIDLIFGYKQKGEEAIKANNLFYYLCYEGNVDLASITDLNERHALEVQIMEFGQIPKQVFKVPHPQRILGTPITTEPYQIEEIKNINENWKDVSDIELVTSFNSHKGAVNYLFISDDGTKVTSVGHDSKLKVFSLPQNKQTRSANIGNMPLSSCIQLPNISVLVIGSWDNQIVLYDLDYGKVTETVLAHEDAITCMSYGFKSNLLVSGSGDCTVKIWKGLNNNGVIKPIQCLQKQIDHNSHVNCLNFNADDSYLAVGTDDGEIYIWETSEFTLYKKYQVLPSSIKTISFSPDGLKLAVGGADKVFQILDVTTGMPVCTKTVKSSITTLKWNDFLLVFGCEDGVLYVWDIIEVKLLFEVQAHTGCIKTVDISFDQSFIVTGGQDRSIKVWKPK